A genome region from Arachis duranensis cultivar V14167 chromosome 8, aradu.V14167.gnm2.J7QH, whole genome shotgun sequence includes the following:
- the LOC107461736 gene encoding double-stranded RNA-binding protein 2 — protein MYKNQLQELAQRSCFNLPSYTCIREGPDHAPRFKATVNFNGETFESPHYCSTLRQAEHSAAEVALNSLSHRGPSHSLAAKILDETGVYKNLLQEIAQRVGAPLPLYTTYRSGLGHLPVFTGMVELAGITFTGEPAKNKKQAEKNAAMVAWSSLKQLAKETASSSNEPEINDELEQITIARALLNYRQKEKMAVSNPNALMPFQKKFHIQHPRASSPQPLPATTSKILPLICLKTAPRNKPSLATANEGPRSRHPLTASDSSLLPPQSSALESRVARPIKFPAAGAAPYVPLRHMRSCHGIAPAVNIRSVVPVYAAPPLPPPGTVPQQVIRASTVQLAPPVTIRQAIPVYAAPPISKDEPAPVQKQNPLTPVKEEKLPPKVKETDAKFENALAESRTAQILEQLKI, from the exons aTGTACAAGAACCAGCTGCAGGAGCTGGCGCAGCGGAGTTGCTTCAACCTGCCGTCGTACACGTGCATTCGGGAAGGTCCCGATCACGCTCCGAGGTTTAAGGCGACGGTGAACTTTAACGGCGAGACCTTCGAGAGCCCTCACTACTGCTCAACGCTACGCCAGGCTGAGCACTCCGCCGCCGAGGTCGCACTCAACTCCCTCTCTCACCGTGGCCCCTCTCACTCCCTCGCCGCTAAGATCCTC GATGAAACTGGAGTATACAAGAACCTCTTACAGGAAATTGCACAAAGGGTAGGGGCACCATTGCCTCTGTACACAACATACAGGTCAGGCTTAGGACATCTACCTGTTTTTACTGGGATGGTAGAATTGGCTGGAATTACATTTACTGGTGAACCAGCCAAGAATAAGAAACAAGCTGAGAAAAATGCAGCAATGGTGGCTTGGTCATCTCTTAAACAAT TGGCAAAAGAAACTGCAAGCTCTTCAAATGAACCAGAGATCAATGATGAACTTGAACAGATCACAATAGCACGGGCTTTACTGAACTACCGCCAGAAGGAAAAAATGGCAGTGTCAAATCCAAATGCTTTAATGCCGTTCCAAAAGAAATTTCATATTCAACATCCCAGGGCATCCAGTCCACAACCTCTACCTGCAACTACATCAAAGATCCTTCCCTTAATTTGCCTAAAGACAGCACCTCGAAATAAGCCCTCATTGGCAACCGCAAACGAAGGACCTCGAAGCAGGCATCCTTTAACAGCTAGTGACAGTTCCCTGTTACCACCACAATCTTCTGCACTAGAAAGCCGAGTTGCCCGTCCCATAAAGTTCCCTGCAGCAGGAGCAGCACCATATGTTCCCCTTCGACATATGAGATCATGCCATGGAATTGCTCCTGCAGTGAATATACGGTCAGTAGTACCTGTCTATGCTGCACCACCTCTTCCACCACCCGGCACAGTGCCCCAGCAGGTTATAAGGGCTTCTACTGTACAACTTGCTCCTCCGGTCACTATTAGGCAAGCTATTCCAGTATATGCTGCTCCGCCAATAAGTAAAGATGAACCTGCtcctgttcagaagcaaaaccCCCTTACCCCggttaaagaagaaaaattgccACCTAAAGTTAAAGAGACGGATGCCAAGTTTGAGAATGCATTAGCAGAATCACGGACAGCACAAATCTTGGAGCAgctgaaaatttga
- the LOC107461755 gene encoding uncharacterized protein LOC107461755, whose translation MATGKGHIARSSYRFLPSSIDRDTFTDSAFEFDESDLYSNSARANSPEFRKTVRASSRLSSKSKSSSASSYSGGRPASVPMNVPDWSKILGQEYRENRRREVEEDDDAETDDGCEARVPPHEFLARTRMASFSVHEGIGRTLKGRDLSRVRNAIWAKTGFED comes from the coding sequence ATGGCGACAGGTAAAGGCCACATTGCTAGGTCAAGCTACCGCTTCCTTCCTTCTTCCATTGACAGGGACACTTTCACCGATTCCGCCTTCGAGTTCGACGAGTCAGACCTTTACAGTAACTCCGCCCGAGCCAACTCGCCCGAGTTTCGCAAAACCGTTCGCGCATCATCCAGACTGTCCAGCAAGAGCAAGTCATCGTCTGCGTCGTCGTACTCCGGTGGTCGACCGGCGTCGGTGCCGATGAACGTGCCGGACTGGTCGAAGATCCTTGGGCAAGAGTACAGGGAGAATCGGAGGAGGGAGGTTGAGGAAGACGACGATGCTGAGACCGACGACGGTTGCGAAGCTAGGGTTCCGCCGCATGAGTTTCTGGCGAGGACGAGGATGGCTTCGTTTTCGGTGCACGAAGGAATCGGTAGAACTCTCAAAGGCCGTGATCTCAGTAGGGTCCGAAACGCGATTTGGGCCAAAACCGGGTTTGAGGACTAA
- the LOC107461730 gene encoding vacuolar fusion protein MON1 homolog (The sequence of the model RefSeq protein was modified relative to this genomic sequence to represent the inferred CDS: added 53 bases not found in genome assembly), translated as MSEITSPSPEIQSNSSSASSDNDPDPPIHLRLPPLSYSLFDAEPSEPNGVVHGSASSEPPKPSQSHEVVIRGSSEPPSPSSSGYAGERGSSSATSISAADDLTHHEIEELSIHDDPLPPPTSLPGKRNADEDDASISWRKRKKHFFVLSHSGKPIYSRYGDEHKLAGFSATLQAIISFVENGGDRVKLVRAGNHQVVFLVKGPIYLVCISCTEEPYESLRGQLELIYGQVIVILTKSINRCFERNPKFDMTPLLGGTDIVFSSLIHSFNWNPATFLHAYTCLPLTYATRQAAGAILQDVVDSGVLFAILMCRHKVISLVGAQKATLHPDDMLLLVNFIMSTESFRTSESFSPVCLPRYNPLAFLYAYIHYFDDDTYLMLLTTRSDAFYHLKDCRIRIETVLLKSNVLSEVQRSLLDGGMRVEDLPPLPPHSGSSSHLGYPGLPTDSPYRSREPGSGTGGAAGLWHFIYRSIFLDQYVSSDFSSPVNSPRQKKRLYRAYQKIFSSMHDKGIGPNKTQFRRDENYVLLCWVTQDFELYAAFDPLADKALAIKTCNRVCQWVKDVENEIFLLGASPFSW; from the exons ATGAGTGAGATCACTTCACCTTCGCCGGAAATTCAATCCAATTCGAGTTCTGCTAGCTCCGATAACGACCCTGACCCTCCCATCCACCTCCGGTTGCCTCCCCTCTCGTACTCCCTCTTCGACGCTGAACCCTCCGAACCAAACGGCGTCGTTCACGGATCCGCTTCTTCTGAACCTCCAAAACCCTCGCAGTCGCACGAGGTTGTGATTCGCGGCTCCTCCGAACCTCCCAGCCCTAGCAGCAGCGGTTACGCCGGGGAAAGAGGCAGCAGCAGCGCCACCAGCATCTCCGCTGCCGATGACCTAACTCACCACGAAATTGAGGAGCTCAGCATCCACG GATGATGCTTCCATTTCATGGAGGAAAAGGAAGAAGCATTTCTTTGTTCTCAGTCATTCTGGCAAACCTATATACTCTAG GTATGGGGATGAACACAAGCTTGCTGGGTTTTCAGCAACGTTGCAAGCTATCATTTCATTTGTGGAAAATGG GGGTGACCGTGTAAAATTGGTGAGGGCCGGAAATCATCAG GTGGTTTTTCTTGTGAAAGGGCCTATTTACTTAGTTTGCATTAGCTGCACAGAAGAGCCTTATGAGTCGTTAAGAGGGCAGTTGGAGCTTATCTATGGCCAG GTGATTGTTATACTGACAAAGTCAATAAACAGATGTTTTGAGAGGAATCCAAAGTTTGATATGACACCCTTGCTTGGTGGAACAGACATCGTCTTCTCTTCACTAATTCATTCTTTTAATTG GAATCCGGCTACATTTCTTCATGCTTATACCTGTCTGCCCCTTACATATGCAACAAGGCAAGCTGCTGGTGCTATCTTGCAGGATGTTGTGGATTCAGGTGTTCTGTTTGCAATACTAATGTGCAGGCACAAG GTAATCAGTCTAGTTGGTGCACAGAAAGCCACACTTCATCCAGATGATATGCTACTGCTGGTCAACTTCATTATGTCAACAGAATCCTTTAG GACATCTGAATCATTTTCACCTGTTTGCTTGCCAAGATACAATCCTCTGGCATTTTTGTATGCTTACATCCATTATTTTGAC GATGATACATACTTGATGTTGCTGACCACTCGTTCAGATGCTTTTTACCATCTCAAGGATTGCAG GATTCGTATCGAAACCGTCCTGTTGAAGTCCAATGTCCTTAGTGAAGTTCAGAGATCTTTGCTAGATGGTGGAATGCGTGTTGAAGATCTGCCACCCTTACCTCCTCATTCTGGATCATCATCTCATCTGGGCTATCCCGGGCTTCCAACAGATTCTCCTTATAGATCGAGGGAACCGGGTTCTGGCACTGGTGGTGCTGCTGGTTTGTGGCATTTCATATACCGAAGTATATTTCTGGATCAATACGTATCTTCAGATTTCTCATCACCAGTGAACAGTCCTCGGCAGAAGAAAAG GCTATATAGAGCTTACCAGAAGATTTTTTCTTCAATGCATGATAAAGGAATTGGACCTAACAAAACTCAGTTTAGAAGGGATGAAAACTATG TTCTGCTCTGTTGGGTAACACAGGATTTTGAGCTTTACGCTGCATTTGATCCCCTTGCAGACAAG GCCTTGGCAATAAAGACTTGCAATAGGGTTTGTCAATGGGTAAAAGATGttgaaaatgaaatatttttgctAGGAGCTAGCCCCTTTTCATGGTGA